Proteins from one Burkholderiales bacterium genomic window:
- a CDS encoding polysaccharide deacetylase family protein, whose amino-acid sequence MTERFEVQPWKPSPTIRASFALHAVAGLALAVHPPAWPWALGAVAANHAFLTALGLWPTSALLGPNMLRLPLEAARRGAIALTIDDGPDPVVTPALLDTLDRYGARASFFCIGVRAARHRDLVREIARRGHSVENHTQHHSPWFSLHGLRRLRVEIEAAQDILGTLAGRAPRFFRAPAGLRSPLLDPVINRLGLRQVAWTRRGFDTVTSDPARVLGRLTRRLVAGDILLLHDGGGRIASNGRAVALEVLPALLEHIARRGWRCLSLPVACP is encoded by the coding sequence TTGACTGAGAGATTCGAAGTTCAACCCTGGAAACCGTCGCCGACGATCCGCGCGTCGTTCGCCCTGCATGCGGTTGCGGGTCTCGCGTTGGCGGTGCACCCGCCGGCGTGGCCGTGGGCGCTTGGAGCGGTCGCGGCCAATCATGCCTTTCTGACCGCGCTGGGACTTTGGCCGACAAGCGCGCTGCTCGGACCGAACATGCTGCGCCTGCCGCTGGAGGCGGCACGGCGCGGAGCAATCGCGCTCACCATCGACGACGGGCCCGATCCGGTAGTCACTCCGGCGCTGCTCGACACGCTCGATCGCTACGGCGCCAGGGCGAGCTTCTTCTGCATCGGTGTTCGCGCCGCCAGGCATCGCGATCTCGTCCGCGAGATCGCGCGGCGCGGCCACAGCGTCGAGAATCACACCCAGCATCATTCGCCCTGGTTTTCGCTGCACGGGCTGCGCCGACTGCGCGTGGAGATCGAGGCGGCGCAGGACATTCTCGGCACGCTCGCCGGCCGGGCGCCGAGATTCTTCCGCGCCCCGGCCGGCCTGCGCAGTCCGCTGCTCGATCCGGTGATCAACCGCCTGGGGCTGCGCCAGGTGGCATGGACGCGGCGCGGATTCGACACCGTGACGAGCGACCCTGCCCGCGTGCTCGGCCGGCTCACGAGAAGGCTTGTCGCGGGCGACATCCTGCTGCTGCACGACGGCGGCGGTCGCATCGCCTCCAACGGACGGGCGGTCGCGCTCGAGGTGCTGCCCGCGCTGCTCGAACACATCGCACGGCGCGGATGGAGGTGCCTGTCCTTGCCGGTAGCGTGCCCGTGA
- the gabT gene encoding 4-aminobutyrate--2-oxoglutarate transaminase has product MTRTNEHWVERRQAAVARGVASAHPIYVERAENAELWDVEGRRYLDFAGGIAVVNTGHRHPKVMAAVDAQLKRFTHTAFQVVPYESYVLLAEKLNALAPIRGPVKSILFSTGAEAVENAIKIARAATGRPAVIAFSGAFHGRTLFATGMTGKTVPYKSGFGPFGGEIYHAPFPIPYHGVTVDDAIGGIERLFKTDIEPSRVAAIVVEPVQGEGGYYIAPFDFLKRLRTLCDQHGIVFVADEVQSGFARTGKFFAIEHAGVEPDLITIAKSLAGGFVLSGVVGRAGIMDAPGPGGLGGTYAGHPVGCAAALAVIEVILEEKLNERSLAIGARIDTRLKAMKARPDSAPIGDVRHLGAMAAFELIKTRGGNEPDADAAKALTARALAHGLILLTCGVFGNAIRIMVPVTVSDAVLDEGLDIIERSLLEIADTRSLALPPLAAAR; this is encoded by the coding sequence ATGACACGAACCAACGAACACTGGGTCGAGCGCCGCCAGGCGGCGGTGGCACGCGGCGTGGCCAGCGCGCACCCGATCTACGTCGAGCGCGCGGAAAACGCCGAGCTGTGGGACGTGGAGGGCCGGCGCTACCTCGACTTCGCCGGCGGCATCGCGGTGGTCAACACCGGCCATCGCCATCCCAAAGTCATGGCCGCGGTCGACGCGCAGCTCAAGCGCTTCACGCACACCGCCTTCCAGGTGGTGCCTTACGAGTCGTATGTCCTGCTGGCGGAGAAGCTGAACGCACTCGCGCCGATCCGCGGACCGGTGAAATCGATCCTGTTCTCCACCGGCGCGGAAGCGGTCGAGAACGCGATCAAGATCGCGCGCGCCGCCACGGGGCGGCCTGCAGTGATCGCCTTCTCCGGCGCCTTCCACGGTCGGACGCTGTTCGCCACCGGGATGACCGGCAAGACCGTGCCCTACAAGTCCGGCTTCGGCCCGTTCGGCGGCGAGATCTACCATGCCCCCTTTCCGATCCCGTATCACGGCGTGACCGTGGACGACGCGATCGGCGGAATCGAGCGGCTGTTCAAGACCGACATCGAGCCCTCGCGCGTGGCGGCGATCGTCGTGGAGCCGGTGCAGGGCGAAGGCGGCTACTACATCGCGCCGTTCGACTTCCTGAAGCGGCTGCGCACGCTCTGTGACCAGCACGGCATTGTCTTCGTCGCCGACGAGGTGCAAAGCGGGTTCGCGCGTACCGGCAAGTTCTTCGCCATCGAGCACGCGGGCGTGGAACCGGATCTGATCACCATCGCGAAAAGCCTAGCCGGCGGCTTCGTGCTATCCGGCGTCGTGGGGCGCGCCGGCATCATGGATGCTCCAGGTCCGGGTGGTCTCGGCGGAACCTACGCCGGCCATCCCGTCGGCTGCGCGGCCGCGCTCGCGGTCATCGAAGTCATCCTGGAGGAAAAGCTCAACGAGCGCAGCCTGGCGATCGGCGCACGCATCGACACACGGCTCAAGGCGATGAAAGCGCGGCCGGACAGCGCACCGATCGGCGACGTTCGTCACCTCGGCGCGATGGCCGCCTTCGAGCTGATCAAGACGCGCGGCGGCAACGAACCCGATGCTGATGCCGCCAAGGCGCTCACCGCGCGGGCGCTCGCCCATGGGCTCATCCTGCTCACCTGTGGCGTGTTCGGCAATGCCATCCGCATCATGGTGCCGGTGACCGTGAGCGACGCCGTGCTCGACGAAGGGCTGGACATCATCGAGCGCTCGCTGCTTGAAATCGCCGACACCCGTTCCCTCGCCCTGCCTCCTCTGGCCGCCGCCCGGTAA
- a CDS encoding SET domain-containing protein-lysine N-methyltransferase, translating to MPTDQPSRVPEGVLPPHPGLALKDTPRGQALYTRTGHRRGETLLEHFGPHATFEVGARVAPDHVMEVGENEVFLPSGALDDFVNHSCDPNCRLDFRGGGRVFLVALRDIPPGEELTFDYATTTTRAGIEAFPGWRFHCLCGATNCRGEVGSVEDLPPERLAYYQAIGALAPHVLRRLKLAFPRTA from the coding sequence TTGCCGACCGACCAGCCGTCCCGCGTGCCCGAGGGCGTCCTGCCTCCCCACCCCGGCCTCGCGCTCAAGGACACACCGAGGGGCCAGGCGCTCTACACCCGGACCGGGCACCGCAGAGGCGAGACGCTGCTGGAACATTTCGGACCGCACGCCACGTTCGAAGTCGGGGCCAGGGTGGCGCCAGATCATGTCATGGAGGTCGGCGAGAACGAAGTGTTCCTCCCCTCCGGGGCGTTGGACGACTTCGTGAATCACAGTTGCGACCCGAACTGCCGGCTGGACTTCCGGGGCGGGGGGAGGGTGTTTCTGGTCGCGCTGCGCGATATCCCGCCCGGGGAAGAACTCACCTTCGACTATGCCACCACCACCACCCGCGCCGGCATCGAGGCCTTCCCCGGCTGGCGCTTCCACTGCCTGTGCGGCGCGACCAACTGCCGGGGCGAAGTGGGCAGCGTGGAGGATCTGCCGCCCGAGCGGCTGGCCTATTACCAGGCGATCGGCGCCCTCGCGCCGCACGTGCTGCGCAGGCTGAAGCTGGCATTCCCGCGCACCGCCTGA